The following are encoded in a window of Synergistaceae bacterium genomic DNA:
- a CDS encoding NCS2 family permease, whose protein sequence is MSWFEKQFKLKENNTDVKTEILAGITTFMTMAYIVFVSPDMLSKTGMPFGSVLTATCLGAAIGTFLMAILANYPFALASGVGLIPFFTFSVVIGMGIPWQTALTAVFIEGIFFIILTLTSIREEVVNSLPKALKIGIASGIGLFITFIGLQNAGIVVKNDAVLVSIASFKSNLPAILALAGLILMVALEVKKVRGGILIGIAAVTIVSIPLGITQMPTAIFSMPPSVAPIFWKMDFSGIMNLNFWVVVFTFFFVDFFDTVGTLVGVSSRAKMLDKDGKLPRATQALMADAIGTVAGAVLGTSTVTTYIESASGVEQGGRTGLTALTVAFLFILAMFFHPLISIVPSCATAPALIMVGCYMMMGFQDMSFTDWTEFFPALIAFFIMPFAYSIAAGIEFGIVSFVVIKVATGKYKEIKWIMYVLAILFILNRAFL, encoded by the coding sequence TTGTCTTGGTTTGAAAAGCAATTTAAGCTCAAAGAGAATAACACAGATGTTAAGACAGAGATTCTTGCTGGGATTACCACGTTTATGACAATGGCGTATATTGTCTTTGTCTCCCCAGATATGCTCTCTAAAACAGGCATGCCATTCGGAAGTGTTTTAACTGCTACATGTTTAGGAGCCGCCATAGGAACTTTTTTAATGGCGATACTGGCGAACTATCCATTTGCTCTTGCTTCAGGCGTCGGCCTTATTCCATTCTTCACCTTCTCAGTTGTTATAGGGATGGGGATCCCGTGGCAAACAGCGCTTACAGCGGTCTTCATCGAAGGAATATTTTTTATCATTTTGACTTTAACCAGCATAAGAGAAGAAGTAGTCAACTCCCTTCCAAAAGCATTAAAAATAGGTATCGCGTCTGGTATTGGCCTTTTTATTACTTTTATAGGCTTGCAAAATGCCGGCATAGTTGTAAAAAATGATGCAGTTCTCGTTTCTATTGCCAGCTTTAAGTCCAACCTTCCGGCAATTCTTGCCCTTGCCGGTTTGATTCTCATGGTGGCACTGGAAGTCAAGAAAGTTCGTGGTGGGATCCTTATAGGTATAGCGGCAGTTACCATCGTTTCTATTCCACTTGGAATCACACAAATGCCGACCGCGATATTCTCTATGCCTCCATCAGTTGCTCCTATTTTCTGGAAAATGGACTTTTCAGGAATTATGAATCTTAATTTCTGGGTAGTTGTTTTTACATTTTTCTTCGTTGACTTCTTTGATACGGTCGGTACTCTTGTTGGAGTTTCAAGCCGTGCGAAAATGTTGGATAAGGATGGGAAATTGCCAAGAGCGACACAAGCTCTTATGGCAGACGCAATTGGTACAGTGGCAGGAGCAGTCTTAGGAACTTCAACAGTTACAACATACATTGAGAGTGCAAGTGGAGTGGAACAGGGAGGCCGTACAGGACTTACCGCGCTCACAGTCGCATTTCTATTTATTCTCGCAATGTTTTTCCACCCCCTTATTTCAATTGTTCCTTCTTGTGCAACTGCACCTGCTCTTATAATGGTTGGTTGCTACATGATGATGGGCTTTCAGGATATGTCGTTTACTGACTGGACAGAATTTTTCCCTGCTCTTATTGCATTCTTTATAATGCCATTTGCATACAGCATTGCAGCCGGGATTGAATTTGGTATAGTCAGTTTTGTTGTAATAAAGGTCGCTACAGGGAAATATAAAGAGATTAAATGGATTATGTACGTATTGGCAATTCTATTTATCCTAAATCGTGCATTCTTGTAA
- a CDS encoding chromate transporter — protein MTLFELFFFFFRISIITFGGGLVILSMVQMEEEKRKNINPEEFADMVSLAAFMPGSITASISWLIGKHYRGILGGFVSVLGAILPPFLIVLLLSPFVLKYSECSYVQGFFRGVLAGTGAIIVVVVFNNVKNTLSSQWWNVVPYLLTIALIWKFSMHPLFAMAIVLSVQFAKDRMISK, from the coding sequence ATGACTCTTTTTGAACTTTTCTTTTTCTTTTTTAGAATAAGCATTATAACCTTCGGCGGCGGGCTGGTAATTCTCAGTATGGTACAAATGGAAGAAGAGAAACGCAAAAACATCAACCCGGAAGAATTTGCCGATATGGTAAGCTTGGCTGCTTTTATGCCAGGCTCCATCACTGCGTCTATATCTTGGCTTATAGGTAAACATTACAGAGGGATTCTTGGTGGATTTGTCTCCGTGCTGGGGGCTATTTTACCTCCTTTCCTTATAGTGTTATTACTCAGCCCTTTCGTGCTTAAATATTCGGAATGTTCTTATGTACAAGGTTTCTTTAGAGGGGTCCTTGCGGGCACAGGAGCTATTATTGTTGTTGTTGTTTTTAATAACGTAAAAAACACACTCTCTTCTCAATGGTGGAATGTAGTGCCGTATCTTTTGACAATCGCGTTGATATGGAAATTCTCTATGCATCCACTATTTGCAATGGCCATTGTCTTATCAGTACAATTCGCCAAAGATAGGATGATATCTAAATGA
- a CDS encoding chromate transporter — translation MRELLALFSAFAQVSIGTFGGGLSSLPLIEYQLVAKYGWLSTDQFSQLIALSQVTPGPISINAATFVGFMKCGFFGSLVSTFSIIIVPLSTLWILLFFLKKISAESSNKFKLLLRPIVSGLLSLSLIVPLSATLKNGSVAIMLFCAALLLFNYSRIFKENPHILLLLCGIMGIFFL, via the coding sequence ATGAGAGAACTCTTAGCACTTTTTTCTGCCTTTGCACAGGTTAGCATTGGAACTTTCGGTGGCGGACTCTCCTCTCTTCCGCTTATCGAGTACCAGCTCGTCGCTAAATATGGTTGGCTTTCCACGGATCAGTTTAGTCAACTAATAGCTTTGTCACAAGTAACACCAGGTCCGATATCAATAAATGCGGCAACGTTTGTAGGTTTTATGAAGTGCGGGTTTTTCGGCTCTTTAGTTTCTACTTTTTCAATTATTATCGTTCCTCTTTCTACGCTTTGGATACTTTTATTTTTCCTTAAGAAAATCTCAGCAGAAAGCAGCAACAAATTTAAACTGCTTTTACGACCTATTGTGTCGGGACTTCTATCCCTTTCACTGATAGTTCCTTTAAGTGCCACACTAAAAAATGGAAGTGTTGCAATTATGCTTTTTTGCGCTGCACTCTTATTATTTAATTATTCTAGAATTTTCAAAGAAAACCCACACATTTTACTTTTACTTTGCGGAATAATGGGAATTTTCTTTTTATAA